From the Butyrivibrio fibrisolvens genome, one window contains:
- a CDS encoding GNAT family N-acetyltransferase: protein MLKTVVYIFHDNADSSFKELEEEKAYLADYGILLETISSQRIQDIWALYVGSTKAALESDKLPQSVREVLFLCDDPDDFAYIKSKGAYACGMITPVSKQGISFEGAQYIFSEIDDVDADSFIKAYQRQAGEPWDILETDRLLVRETTVQDVDALYEIYAEPSMTRYMEGLFEDPADEKRYMKDYIEKVYSLMGFGVWSLVSKEDGKLIGRAGFSVRGGFDEPELGFFIGVPWQRKGFATEACEAIMEYGRQVLMFDKVQTLVKKENEVSIHLCKKLGFKVVDEVEIEEDIYGGTYITDGRVSLGPDKRGRYVRLKWTAS, encoded by the coding sequence ATGCTAAAAACAGTAGTTTATATTTTTCATGATAATGCAGATTCATCATTTAAAGAGCTGGAAGAAGAGAAAGCTTATCTTGCAGATTATGGGATCTTGCTTGAGACAATATCATCTCAAAGAATCCAGGATATATGGGCTTTGTACGTAGGAAGTACAAAGGCGGCCCTGGAATCTGACAAGCTTCCCCAAAGCGTTAGAGAAGTTCTTTTCCTATGTGATGATCCGGATGACTTTGCATATATAAAAAGTAAAGGTGCTTATGCCTGCGGAATGATAACTCCTGTGTCTAAGCAGGGTATATCATTTGAAGGAGCTCAGTATATCTTCAGCGAGATAGATGATGTAGACGCAGATTCTTTTATCAAAGCGTATCAAAGACAGGCAGGGGAGCCTTGGGACATACTGGAGACGGATAGGCTCCTTGTAAGGGAGACCACAGTCCAGGATGTGGATGCTCTATATGAGATATATGCAGAGCCGTCCATGACAAGGTACATGGAAGGACTCTTCGAAGATCCTGCTGATGAAAAAAGGTACATGAAGGATTATATAGAAAAGGTATACTCTCTCATGGGCTTTGGTGTATGGAGTCTTGTAAGTAAAGAAGATGGAAAGCTTATCGGCCGCGCGGGATTTAGCGTAAGAGGCGGATTTGATGAGCCTGAACTGGGATTTTTTATAGGCGTGCCATGGCAAAGAAAGGGCTTTGCCACAGAAGCCTGCGAAGCCATCATGGAATATGGCAGACAGGTACTTATGTTTGATAAAGTCCAGACACTTGTAAAAAAAGAAAATGAAGTATCGATTCATCTATGCAAAAAGCTTGGATTCAAAGTGGTAGATGAAGTAGAAATAGAAGAAGATATATACGGCGGAACATATATTACGGATGGACGCGTGTCACTTGGGCCGGATAAACGGGGGCGTTATGTAAGGCTTAAGTGGACAGCTTCATAA
- a CDS encoding ABC transporter ATP-binding protein, with the protein MNLKKCLYKNNRITYSIYVLLVVIDSLLSLVIAALLKNIIDVASSSSLSSFKLVVFRCSLLIAFIGLISISLYYFEALVVKRSLTTYKDTLYKELIKKAPRTFYNEKTSTYLSGMTNDVAVIENNYIKGTASLVANIVLFFGALGLMLYYSPLLSIVTIVFLAIPLLLSSILGNRLSEQEKAVSLENSNFMAFIQDLLNGFSVIKSFQAEHEVTGLFCDRDRKLERIKFNKNCEIGRIQTVLSLGGTLPQLGVLIFGAYFILRGNNLTVGILVSFTSLLGNFMKPIMSVPQLLSTRKAASSLIDKMEKELQNNLLASGEVLKEFPDAISLNNVSFGYEDNTILNNINLKLNNGESYAIVGESGSGKTTLVSLIAGMMDNYSGEILYDDTDLKNYNLDSISEQVSIIQQNVFIFDGTILDNITLFKKFDKDLIDWAIDQSGLRSIVNEKGINYHCGACGCNLSGGERQRISIARSILKQSKLFVADEATAALDNQTSHDVMTAILNIKDSTKLIITHKLDEKLLTKFDHILVIKNGSIFEQGTFDELMSKKEYFYSLYNVS; encoded by the coding sequence ATGAATTTAAAAAAGTGTTTATATAAGAATAATAGAATCACATACAGCATATATGTATTATTAGTAGTGATAGATAGTCTATTATCACTCGTAATAGCTGCACTTTTAAAGAATATTATTGATGTAGCATCATCTAGTAGTTTATCATCTTTTAAATTAGTTGTATTTAGATGCTCATTGCTTATAGCATTTATAGGTCTTATATCTATTTCTTTGTATTATTTTGAGGCTTTGGTTGTTAAAAGATCTTTAACAACTTACAAAGATACTCTTTATAAAGAACTAATAAAAAAAGCTCCCAGAACTTTTTATAACGAAAAAACCAGCACATATCTATCCGGAATGACTAACGATGTTGCTGTAATCGAGAACAATTACATAAAAGGGACTGCTTCATTAGTTGCTAATATAGTACTCTTCTTCGGAGCGTTGGGGCTCATGTTATATTACAGTCCATTATTATCAATCGTTACTATTGTATTTCTTGCTATTCCTTTATTACTATCGTCTATCTTAGGAAACAGATTATCAGAACAAGAAAAAGCCGTGTCTTTAGAAAACTCAAACTTCATGGCTTTTATTCAGGATCTGTTAAATGGATTTAGTGTCATTAAAAGCTTTCAGGCAGAACACGAAGTTACAGGTTTATTTTGCGATAGGGATCGTAAATTAGAGAGAATTAAATTTAATAAGAATTGTGAGATTGGTAGAATTCAGACGGTTCTTTCATTAGGAGGTACTCTTCCACAATTGGGGGTTCTTATATTTGGTGCATATTTTATCTTACGTGGAAACAATTTAACTGTAGGTATTCTTGTTAGTTTTACAAGTTTACTTGGTAATTTTATGAAACCTATAATGAGTGTTCCACAGCTTTTGTCTACACGTAAAGCAGCCTCTTCACTAATTGATAAAATGGAAAAAGAACTTCAAAATAATTTACTTGCTTCTGGAGAAGTATTAAAGGAGTTCCCTGATGCCATTAGCCTAAATAATGTATCTTTTGGATATGAAGACAATACCATTTTGAATAATATCAATCTTAAACTCAATAATGGCGAATCATACGCTATAGTTGGTGAATCAGGAAGTGGAAAAACCACTTTGGTTAGTTTGATTGCCGGGATGATGGATAATTATAGTGGTGAAATACTATATGACGACACAGACCTAAAGAATTATAATTTAGATTCTATTTCTGAACAAGTTTCCATCATTCAACAAAATGTATTTATCTTTGATGGAACCATCCTTGATAATATCACTCTTTTTAAAAAATTCGATAAGGATTTAATAGATTGGGCAATAGACCAGTCCGGATTAAGATCAATTGTAAATGAAAAAGGAATTAATTATCATTGTGGAGCTTGCGGGTGTAACCTTTCAGGTGGAGAGCGTCAGCGTATATCAATTGCCCGGAGTATATTAAAGCAAAGTAAGCTCTTTGTTGCTGATGAAGCCACTGCAGCACTTGACAATCAAACATCTCATGATGTAATGACCGCAATTCTTAATATAAAGGATTCAACAAAACTAATTATAACGCATAAATTGGATGAGAAGTTGCTAACTAAGTTTGATCATATCCTTGTCATTAAGAATGGTTCCATATTTGAGCAAGGAACCTTTGATGAACTGATGAGTAAGAAAGAATATTTCTATTCTCTTTATAACGTATCGTAG
- the glpK gene encoding glycerol kinase GlpK produces MSQESYILALDQGTTSSRCILFDRSGKIASMAQKEFQQYYPQPGWVEHNPREIWSSQLAVAIEAMANVGATAKDIEAIGITNQRETTIVWDKETGDPVYNAIVWQCRRTADIIENIKKQGLSDKIRDKTGLVPDAYFSATKIQWILENVPGARRKAEEGRLCFGNVDSWLIYNLTKGKVHVTDYTNASRTMLFNIHTCQWDEELLKLFDIPMSMMPEVKPSSCIYGESDPSVLGGPIRIAGAAGDQQAALFGQNCFEPGQVKNTYGTGGFLLMNTGRDAIKSEHGLITTIAASIGGEVEYALEGSVFVAGASIQWLRDEMRMLKSSAQSEEYADNVMDTSGVYVVPAFTGMGAPYWDPYARGTIVGITRGCKKEHFIRATLESICYQSADVIKAMQEDAACPLKELRVDGGASANNFLMQFQSDICGVTSYRPKCIETTALGAAYLAGIAVGYWKDKEDVTRNWQLGRKFECKMEDEKRIELLKGWHRAVRCAIAWSKDDE; encoded by the coding sequence ATGTCACAGGAAAGTTACATCTTAGCCCTTGATCAGGGCACTACATCTTCTCGTTGCATCTTGTTTGACAGATCAGGCAAGATCGCATCTATGGCGCAGAAAGAATTTCAGCAGTACTATCCGCAGCCCGGCTGGGTTGAACATAACCCAAGAGAGATATGGTCATCACAGCTTGCTGTTGCAATAGAAGCTATGGCCAATGTAGGTGCTACTGCCAAGGATATAGAAGCTATCGGCATCACCAATCAGCGTGAGACAACTATAGTATGGGACAAGGAGACCGGTGATCCTGTCTACAATGCAATAGTATGGCAGTGCAGGCGTACAGCCGATATTATAGAGAATATCAAAAAGCAGGGACTGTCCGATAAGATAAGGGATAAGACAGGACTTGTTCCTGATGCATACTTCTCTGCAACCAAGATCCAGTGGATACTTGAAAACGTACCGGGAGCAAGAAGGAAGGCTGAGGAAGGGAGACTTTGTTTTGGTAATGTGGATAGCTGGCTTATCTATAACCTTACTAAAGGCAAGGTCCATGTAACAGACTATACCAATGCATCAAGAACTATGCTTTTTAATATACATACATGTCAGTGGGATGAAGAGCTTTTGAAGCTTTTTGATATCCCTATGTCTATGATGCCTGAAGTTAAGCCTTCAAGTTGTATCTATGGCGAGTCTGATCCTTCTGTTCTTGGAGGACCTATAAGGATAGCAGGAGCAGCAGGAGATCAGCAGGCTGCACTTTTTGGACAGAACTGTTTCGAACCGGGACAGGTCAAGAACACCTACGGAACAGGCGGATTCCTTCTTATGAACACAGGAAGGGATGCTATTAAGTCAGAACATGGTCTTATCACTACCATAGCAGCAAGTATTGGAGGTGAAGTCGAATACGCCCTTGAAGGCAGCGTATTCGTAGCAGGAGCTTCCATTCAGTGGTTAAGGGATGAGATGCGCATGCTCAAGTCATCAGCCCAGTCTGAAGAGTATGCCGACAATGTCATGGACACATCAGGAGTGTATGTGGTCCCGGCATTTACAGGTATGGGAGCTCCATACTGGGATCCGTATGCAAGAGGTACTATAGTAGGTATCACCAGAGGCTGCAAGAAAGAGCACTTCATAAGAGCAACACTTGAGTCCATATGTTATCAGTCAGCAGATGTTATTAAAGCTATGCAGGAAGATGCTGCATGTCCTTTAAAAGAGCTCAGAGTTGATGGAGGTGCCAGCGCCAACAACTTCCTCATGCAGTTCCAGTCAGATATCTGCGGAGTTACAAGCTACAGACCTAAATGCATTGAGACTACAGCTCTTGGAGCAGCATATCTTGCCGGTATAGCAGTTGGCTATTGGAAAGACAAGGAAGATGTCACAAGGAACTGGCAGCTTGGCAGGAAGTTCGAATGCAAGATGGAAGATGAAAAGCGTATAGAGCTTCTCAAAGGATGGCACAGAGCTGTAAGATGTGCCATTGCATGGAGTAAGGACGATGAATAG
- the thiC gene encoding phosphomethylpyrimidine synthase ThiC, protein MNRQYHTQMEAARMGIITPEMKIVAKDEGRTEEYIRDLVAKGQVAIPANPAHKVLKPSGIGSMLKTKINVNLGVSRDCKDYDIEMEKVMSAVDLGAEAIMDLSSHGNTQPFRQLLCSKCPAMIGTVPIYDSVIHYQRDLAELTAQDFIDVVRLHAEDGVDFVTLHCGITRKTISQIRDGGRKMNIVSRGGSLVFAWMAMTGHENPFYEYYDEILDICREHDVTVSLGDACRPGCLADATDGCQIEELLRLGELTQRAWDKDVQVMVEGPGHVPMDQIAANMKVQQTICKGAPFYVLGPLVTDIAPGYDHITAAIGGAIAAASGAAFLCYVTPAEHLALPNVDDVRQGIIASKIAAHAADIAKGLPGARDQDDRMADARRKLDWDAQFLEALDPETAKAIRDSRAPEDDHSDTCSMCGKFCAVRSMNKALAGEYIDIL, encoded by the coding sequence ATGAACAGACAGTATCACACACAAATGGAAGCAGCACGCATGGGAATCATAACTCCCGAAATGAAGATCGTTGCAAAAGATGAGGGAAGGACAGAAGAATATATCAGGGATCTGGTTGCCAAAGGCCAGGTAGCAATCCCTGCAAACCCCGCCCACAAAGTCCTTAAGCCAAGCGGAATCGGTAGTATGCTTAAGACCAAGATCAACGTCAACCTTGGTGTAAGCCGCGACTGTAAGGACTATGATATCGAGATGGAGAAGGTTATGAGTGCTGTAGATCTTGGCGCAGAAGCCATCATGGACCTTTCAAGCCATGGTAATACACAGCCTTTCAGACAGCTTCTGTGCAGTAAGTGCCCTGCCATGATCGGAACTGTTCCGATATATGACAGCGTGATTCACTATCAAAGAGACCTTGCTGAGCTTACTGCCCAGGATTTCATTGATGTTGTAAGACTTCATGCCGAGGACGGCGTAGACTTTGTAACTCTTCACTGCGGAATCACACGTAAGACCATCAGCCAGATAAGAGACGGCGGTCGTAAGATGAACATCGTAAGTAGAGGCGGAAGCCTTGTATTTGCCTGGATGGCTATGACAGGACATGAGAATCCTTTCTATGAATATTATGATGAGATTCTCGATATCTGCAGAGAACATGACGTAACTGTAAGCCTTGGTGATGCCTGCAGACCGGGATGCCTTGCAGATGCCACAGACGGATGCCAGATTGAAGAGCTTCTAAGACTTGGAGAACTGACTCAGAGAGCCTGGGATAAGGATGTACAGGTTATGGTAGAAGGCCCCGGACATGTTCCTATGGATCAGATTGCAGCCAACATGAAAGTCCAGCAGACAATCTGTAAGGGAGCTCCATTCTATGTCCTTGGACCTCTTGTAACAGACATCGCTCCTGGTTATGATCACATTACTGCTGCTATTGGCGGAGCTATCGCTGCAGCATCAGGAGCAGCTTTCCTGTGCTACGTAACTCCTGCTGAGCACCTTGCTCTTCCTAATGTTGATGATGTACGTCAGGGTATAATTGCAAGTAAGATCGCTGCTCACGCTGCGGATATTGCAAAGGGACTTCCTGGTGCAAGAGACCAGGATGACAGGATGGCTGATGCAAGGCGTAAGCTCGACTGGGATGCTCAGTTCTTAGAAGCTCTTGACCCGGAAACTGCCAAAGCTATAAGAGACAGCCGCGCTCCTGAAGATGATCACAGTGATACCTGCAGTATGTGCGGTAAGTTCTGCGCAGTACGCAGCATGAACAAGGCGCTGGCTGGAGAATATATAGATATTTTATAA
- the thiE gene encoding thiamine phosphate synthase, with product MNMKSLIRKHNPQIHIITNNITAEISVNAVLALGAAAIGADSLLEVSEITSSSDALVLNTGTPSIDRYEAFRLAGLSANTKNIPVVLDPVGVGASTFRKENILRLLNDINVTCIRGNATEIMNLCDLIVDKSCDERLDQTDGRLEQPDNIMPFKLQSDKVISRGVEDAGLGFSKDAVISLSKKLDAIIVISGETVTVVSARDDFYKEYPGGSIFQKQFTGAGCMMSALVGTYLAAGRKGNITDIDSVESCIRDYESCARKAERRVYGSRNIGTMNYRNTLIDELSLLDKPWRYRFDKSDLNLYAITDRSWILNDNDSCSESSLEDNSCNSNKASKESLYCKSLEEAVEKAILGGATIIQLREKNISDDEYIKRAESIKSVCDKYNIPLIINDNVDVALKVKAAGVHVGQGDTSVSKARSILGKDYIIGATAHNLEEAKIAQTCGADYLGVGAAFGSSTKKDAKPLTSLETYKEITSNISIPIVAIGGINESNMDLLTGSGIAGVAIISGIFSALDIEKQANILSRKAKEDFLS from the coding sequence ATGAATATGAAAAGTCTTATACGAAAACACAATCCTCAGATTCACATTATCACTAATAATATAACTGCTGAGATATCCGTTAATGCAGTACTTGCATTAGGTGCTGCTGCAATAGGCGCGGATAGCCTTCTTGAAGTGTCCGAAATCACTTCATCTTCTGATGCTCTTGTACTTAATACAGGAACTCCATCTATAGACAGATACGAAGCTTTTCGCCTTGCGGGGTTAAGCGCCAATACTAAAAACATACCTGTTGTTCTGGATCCTGTTGGAGTTGGAGCATCCACTTTTAGAAAAGAAAATATCTTACGTCTTCTTAATGATATCAATGTTACCTGCATAAGGGGTAATGCCACTGAGATTATGAATCTATGTGATTTGATCGTTGATAAAAGCTGTGATGAAAGACTTGATCAAACAGATGGAAGATTAGAACAACCTGATAATATAATGCCCTTTAAACTCCAATCTGATAAAGTAATCTCACGCGGCGTTGAAGATGCCGGCCTTGGATTTAGTAAGGATGCAGTTATCTCTTTATCCAAAAAGCTTGACGCTATCATTGTAATCTCCGGAGAAACAGTAACTGTAGTATCTGCAAGAGACGATTTCTATAAAGAATATCCGGGCGGATCTATTTTCCAAAAGCAGTTTACAGGTGCAGGCTGTATGATGTCTGCCCTTGTTGGTACTTACCTTGCTGCAGGAAGAAAAGGAAACATAACTGATATAGACAGCGTAGAAAGCTGCATTAGGGATTATGAAAGCTGTGCAAGGAAAGCTGAACGCAGAGTATATGGAAGCAGGAATATAGGCACGATGAATTATCGTAATACTCTCATTGATGAACTCAGCCTTCTTGATAAACCCTGGAGATACCGATTCGATAAAAGTGATCTTAATCTATATGCCATTACAGATAGAAGCTGGATTTTAAATGACAACGATTCTTGCAGTGAATCCTCCTTAGAAGATAACTCTTGTAATAGTAATAAAGCTTCAAAAGAATCATTATATTGCAAATCTTTGGAAGAAGCCGTAGAAAAGGCAATCCTTGGAGGCGCCACAATAATCCAGCTTCGTGAAAAGAATATATCAGATGATGAGTATATTAAAAGAGCAGAATCTATAAAATCAGTATGTGATAAATACAATATCCCTCTTATCATCAATGACAATGTTGACGTTGCCCTTAAAGTAAAGGCTGCAGGAGTTCATGTCGGACAGGGCGACACTTCTGTAAGCAAGGCAAGGAGCATCCTTGGAAAAGATTACATAATAGGTGCAACAGCCCATAACCTTGAGGAAGCAAAGATAGCTCAAACATGTGGTGCGGACTATCTGGGAGTGGGAGCTGCCTTTGGCTCTTCAACCAAGAAGGATGCCAAACCGCTTACAAGTCTTGAAACCTATAAAGAGATCACCTCTAACATTTCGATTCCGATTGTAGCCATAGGCGGTATCAATGAGTCCAATATGGATCTTCTTACAGGAAGCGGGATAGCGGGAGTAGCTATAATATCAGGCATTTTCAGTGCTTTAGATATAGAGAAACAGGCTAATATTTTAAGCCGGAAGGCAAAGGAGGATTTTTTATCATGA
- the thiW gene encoding energy coupling factor transporter S component ThiW yields MKKAEVKKLVVAAMFVALAVSLSTFSFPIGASKCFPIQHMVNVLSAVFLGPWYGVLVAFCTSLIRNLLGTGTLLAFPGSMVGALCCGLVYKISRKFIPTYIAEVVGTGILGGIIAFPVASLVMGKEAALFTYVVPFLVSTVGGTVIAALLITFLYKTHAINTLTALLDDADSIRSKA; encoded by the coding sequence ATGAAAAAAGCTGAAGTTAAAAAACTTGTTGTTGCTGCAATGTTTGTAGCTCTTGCAGTATCACTGTCTACATTTTCTTTTCCCATAGGAGCATCCAAGTGCTTCCCCATACAGCATATGGTAAACGTACTGAGCGCTGTGTTCCTTGGACCATGGTACGGGGTACTGGTAGCGTTTTGTACATCTCTTATCAGGAACCTTCTTGGAACAGGAACACTTCTTGCATTCCCCGGAAGTATGGTAGGTGCCCTTTGCTGCGGTCTTGTATACAAGATATCCAGAAAGTTTATTCCTACTTATATAGCTGAAGTTGTAGGAACAGGTATACTTGGAGGCATCATTGCATTCCCTGTTGCAAGCCTTGTTATGGGAAAAGAAGCTGCTCTATTTACCTATGTCGTTCCATTCCTTGTAAGTACTGTAGGAGGAACTGTTATAGCAGCGCTCCTTATCACATTCCTTTACAAGACCCATGCCATCAATACACTTACAGCTCTACTTGATGATGCAGATTCTATCAGGTCCAAGGCATAA
- the thiD gene encoding bifunctional hydroxymethylpyrimidine kinase/phosphomethylpyrimidine kinase, which translates to MIKHTALTIAGSDSSGGAGIQADLKAMLACGVFGMSAITAITAQNTTGVKSIMQVTPDILSDQLDMVFTDIYPEAVKVGMTFNCELIKVISGKLSEYNARNIVVDPVMVATSGARLIDEKAIDSLCKLLLPKADLITPNIPEAMILSGLSSISNEEDMLAAARIMGETFGCCVLVKGGHMSGDESSADVLYKTDNSYFWYTSPRIDNPNTHGTGCTLSSAIASYLAKGDPMEIAISKAKNYLSKAIAAGLNLGKGSGPLWHMTANVSERSYSEDSNSSHNISIS; encoded by the coding sequence ATGATAAAACACACAGCACTTACAATTGCAGGAAGCGATTCATCGGGCGGCGCGGGAATCCAGGCTGATCTTAAGGCAATGCTGGCCTGCGGCGTATTCGGTATGAGCGCTATAACAGCGATAACTGCCCAGAATACAACAGGTGTTAAGAGCATCATGCAGGTCACACCTGATATCCTCTCTGATCAGCTCGATATGGTATTTACAGATATATACCCGGAAGCTGTCAAGGTCGGAATGACATTTAACTGCGAGCTTATCAAGGTTATCTCTGGTAAACTTTCTGAATATAATGCCCGGAATATCGTAGTAGACCCTGTCATGGTCGCTACAAGCGGAGCAAGACTTATCGATGAAAAAGCCATCGATAGTCTATGCAAGCTCTTACTTCCAAAGGCTGATCTTATCACCCCGAATATCCCTGAAGCAATGATACTATCAGGACTATCCAGCATATCTAACGAAGAAGATATGCTAGCAGCAGCAAGGATAATGGGTGAAACATTTGGCTGCTGCGTCCTTGTAAAAGGCGGTCATATGAGCGGTGATGAGTCATCTGCTGATGTATTGTATAAGACTGATAATTCATACTTCTGGTATACATCGCCAAGGATTGATAATCCCAATACTCATGGAACAGGGTGCACCCTTTCAAGCGCGATTGCATCATACCTTGCCAAGGGAGATCCTATGGAAATAGCGATTTCAAAAGCTAAGAATTATCTGAGCAAAGCAATCGCTGCAGGTCTAAATCTAGGCAAGGGGTCAGGTCCTTTGTGGCATATGACAGCTAATGTATCAGAACGCTCATATTCAGAAGATAGCAATAGTTCACATAATATTTCAATTTCATAA
- a CDS encoding RNA polymerase sigma factor, translating to MESNKYFYVRIRRKYERRRDCGVVFLRDEKAINETSRKYGNYCQAIANNILGNMQDVDECIDDTYFKLWNSIPPVRPRIFKVYLAKITRNIAFNMFEKRCTRKRGGGTIMEVLDELYECIPDENSVEHRVLEKELCAIIRDYVRNLSDRDADIFTCRYFYTESIDEIAAKFGLKKNNVSVILKRLRDKLANRLMKEEYLIS from the coding sequence ATGGAATCTAACAAGTATTTCTATGTAAGAATAAGGAGAAAGTATGAGAGACGAAGAGATTGTGGAGTTGTTTTTCTCCGGGATGAAAAGGCCATAAATGAAACGAGCAGGAAATACGGAAATTATTGTCAGGCAATTGCTAATAATATATTAGGAAATATGCAGGATGTTGATGAATGTATTGACGATACTTATTTCAAATTATGGAACAGTATACCGCCTGTAAGGCCTCGTATTTTTAAAGTTTATCTTGCTAAGATCACTCGTAATATAGCGTTTAATATGTTTGAAAAACGCTGTACACGAAAACGGGGAGGAGGAACCATTATGGAGGTTCTTGATGAACTATATGAATGCATTCCGGATGAAAATAGTGTCGAGCACAGGGTTCTTGAAAAAGAACTATGCGCGATTATTAGGGATTACGTAAGAAATCTTTCAGATAGAGATGCAGATATTTTTACCTGCAGATATTTCTATACTGAAAGTATTGATGAGATAGCAGCTAAATTTGGATTAAAGAAGAATAATGTATCGGTAATACTTAAAAGGCTTCGCGATAAGTTGGCTAATAGACTTATGAAGGAGGAATATCTGATATCATGA